A DNA window from Brassica napus cultivar Da-Ae chromosome C1, Da-Ae, whole genome shotgun sequence contains the following coding sequences:
- the LOC125580757 gene encoding uncharacterized protein LOC125580757 isoform X1, with amino-acid sequence MKSTSGMMVLSQRLPRPWEKKLTLDSKRAKIQVSINVDNPLQFERRFGFPNGDIGRITFVYDGLHRYCFNCKHISHDENSCPLLTEKEREHMRLQRLDQNINSEKNLQLEPPRGANENRTKRPRSPTNDRNIRSNLPLRFRMEEGREEKRQCHAHHGLKDHPNSYYGVSKKSSNHRYPRESGRDAGRRTNVLNRIEQPQEPRDSGSMPRHNSSLNHNARVRNGSRDHRNHTSSYQREWRPHTHLGTHHNGEHRNSAIRASGESGLSGSLLDSQRTISENLNDLEAGEIPRQEDA; translated from the coding sequence ATGAAGTCCACTTCTGGAATGATGGTACTTTCACAGAGATTGCCAAGGCCCTGGGAAAAAAAGCTAACGTTGGATTCAAAACGAGCAAAAATCCAAGTTTCCATTAACGTGGATAACCCCTTACAATTTGAAAGGAGATTTGGTTTTCCCAATGGTGATATAGGGAGGATAACGTTTGTGTATGACGGTCTCCATCGTTATTGCTTCAACTGTAAACATATCTCTCATGATGAGAACTCGTGTCCGTTACTGACGGAGAAAGAACGTGAACACATGAGACTTCAACGTCTCGATCAGAATATCAACAGTGAAAAGAATCTTCAGCTCGAGCCTCCGAGGGGAGCCAATGAGAACAGAACTAAGCGGCCGAGATCGCCCACCAATGATCGCAACATACGATCAAACCTGCCACTGAGATTTAGGATGGAAGAAGGGAGAGAGGAAAAGAGACAATGTCATGCCCACCATGGTCTGAAAGATCACCCTAACTCGTATTATGGAGTCTCGAAAAAGAGTTCTAATCATCGTTACCCCCGTGAATCGGGTAGAGATGCTGGCCGACGTACGAATGTCTTGAATAGGATCGAACAGCCTCAAGAACCCCGGGATTCTGGCTCAATGCCACGACATAACTCCTCTTTGAACCATAATGCCAGAGTGCGTAACGGATCAAGGGACCATAGGAATCATACGAGCTCGTACCAAAGAGAGTGGAGACCCCACACCCACTTAGGAACACACCACAATGGGGAACACCGAAACTCCGCTATAAGAGCTTCTGGTGAAAGTGGTCTCTCTGGCTCCCTCTTGGATTCTCAGAGAACCATCTCGGAGAACCTAAATGATCTCGAAGCTGGTGAAATTCCTAGACAGGAAGATGCATAA